In the Channa argus isolate prfri chromosome 19, Channa argus male v1.0, whole genome shotgun sequence genome, gtattacaataataatttattataagtGGACGCACTGTATTGGTGCACACTGTCAAAAACAATACGCTATAGGCTTTTTTTATGGAGAGCAAAGTTAAAaggtatttttttctgtccatgaACCCTGAATGTTCtattctatctatctataaaactatgataatgataatacatgcatattgatttggcacagtttttacgccgatgcccttcctgacacaaccctccccaaattctactgggcttggaccagcactgcacagctggggatggggctgtttggggttcagtgtcttgcccagagacactttgacatatagctgcaactggggattgaaccactgactctgtggtccgtggacaactgccttaccaactgagctacagtcagCAATTTTAAATaagttaaatacataaaaatactgtTATCTTATCCAGTATTTTGGACTGCAatctaaaaaaatctaaaaaaaatgttttgttctttttttaagaaagatgtgaaaacaaattgtACAGCAACTAACCTGCACAGTTCACTTTAATTTATCAACGTGTTCTGGTCTGTTTGTTATGGGCTGTACTGTAGGTAAATTATGATggggaaaatgtaaatgttaaaccaATCTGACTTAGATTCCTTTTAGACACCACGCATTGGCGATCTTctggtcttgactttattattttacctgACAGAGGCAATATTATAACCAATTTTAACTTAATTAGCAATTAGGACTAAGAGGGACACTAGTCCCAAACTTTCTGTTGGAATAAAGAAGCATTTCAAAGGTATGTAACTGTTTGTGTGAGAAAGATTTCTCACTGTGTTTTGGAGTTAACAAACCTAACAGTCAGTTCATTGATTACATTTCTATTCATATATAAAATCTGTATTAATCCCTCTGTGcaacacacaatgaaaacaatccTTAGCTACTGTCCTTTAACTCAACGATCCTGCATAAGTTCACACTGAattatgataaataataatcagaTGAGAGTATGTAGCAGGCAACATTGCTGTTTCtgacaacataaacacacaatgtgtttCACTAGGCTGCTGATGCTATTACGCCTAAGTACTGTGTACAGCTGCCTACTTCCACAACTGCTACTGCATCTGCGGCTGCTACTATTTCAAAACAAGTAATACGTGAGATAAAACGCTGGCAGTTCCCCTTCTGGGTTACTTTAAATTGACATTTGGCAGCAGGGAACCTATTCCCCGCCCGCCCGGCATATCCCACACGCACAATCAAACACacgcagcaaaacaaaaaagaaaaaaaaagaagaagaagaagaagaataaggCTGGACCCAAACTCGGCTCTCAGCCAATCAACGTAGCAAAAGAGACGCAGGCGATTGGTTGAAATCCCCGCCAATCAAAAACAAAGCACTAGATTACATTTAACCTTAGTTCCGCATCGCCAATTTGCTACCTACTGACGCTCTTTCCGaagtttgtgatttttttttttgcttgcctaAATCACAAacttaagtttttttgttttgtttttttaatttctatgtGTCATTTCGCCTGAGCCGACCGTTGTCATAAAGAAGGATGCAAACGATAAGGTGAGAACACAAGCTAAACAAACCGCAGTGTAAGTTTTTGATCAAATAGATAATACAGCTTTACAAAGTTTGTCAAGTGTCAACCACATTAACAAGTTAATTCAGACAAAATTATTGGAACACGTTTTCCTCGACGTAGGCTACGCAAGGACAAGCTAtcatatgtttttgtatttagtcTGTTTTGTCATATCAGGCCCATATTTCTGGTTGAGACAGATTACAGTGATTTCCCAATTCCCCAGAAATTTCTTCCGGGCTGCCTGGTCTTCTGCTGAAAAGCTTGATGGCCAAACTGTGATCATCACCGGTGCCAACACCGGTATTGGCAAAGAGACGGCGCTCGACCTGGCAAAAAGAGGTTGGTCCGAGTTTGagttaaagttttaaagagCACACAGAAGGAAGCACCAAGAacatgttatttctttttttttttcttttttttttttttttgcattgtcaTGGTTAACTTGCATCATGTGTGTCACCGCGGGCCTCCTACATTTCTAAGGAAAAACAATGACTTTTAGATCCATAAATGGAGAGAAACACAGGATGATGACTCAAAGGTGTCATTTTAGGATGTGGAAGGCATAAAgagtttaataaaatattaccagATGCTCCACGTTTAAAAAAGCATCGTTTACATTATCAAAACAtccttttacacattttgtcttatgatgtgtttaaacatattttatataacaGTATACATTTTCAGTGACACATAAATGTAGAACTTTCCACCCctgtatttaacaaaaaaataaataaatcttaaacCTATTAGTCATAATTTAAGTAGCGGCTTGAAAATACTTGAAATACCCTAATACCCATTTTTTTCCCTACAGTTCTGTGAGCAAATGTATATACAATAATATTAGTCTTAGTCAGCAGTCACCTCCTgacctcctccagatgacatcatctgaagtgAAAAAACTATGAAGAGAGTGAATTGTTGAGGTTACACTTGAAGCTCCATAGAGAGTTaagggaaaatgtgtaaaaaaacaaatgtgactgGAAATGCATTTCTATAGACTTTTTAATGTGTGAGTAGAGTTGTGTATCCACAGTGTCAGTATGGAGggtttaaaatgtctaaaacaaCTTGAACAAAGAAATGGAGTAAAATACATATAGTGATGGGCAGATTAAgtcttttgaaacattttttttttatgtttgtggcTTAaaacttcttttgttttgttgtttcacatGATATACAGGATTTTGCATCATAATTGAAGTTACCAAacacatgaacattttttttttactttaaggcTCTCTTTTagcttacttttttaaaaaaaatatttcccttaagcataattataaaataatattgatcacacattgatttggttGAAAACTGTAAACACCTTTAAAGACATAAATTCTCATAAGTCatgaaacaaatttaattttttaaagtgcACATTGCCATCATGTTTTTTGCAATGTAGAAAACAACCAtgttttttgatttaatttccaaaaaaacaaaacaaactgaagtAAATGCAAAGCCATTACTGCTACGTTTTCTCAGTATGCATTTTTATCTAATCTATTTTGGATAAGGCCACACGGGtcaaagcatttttgttttacttgaatataaattattatattgacTTCTTTTTCCACTGTCAATATTAAATCTTCTGAACCACGGAGTAAGCACATAGCAATGTATAGATTTCGTCACAAGAGGGAGCTCTTTACCCATCCGTCTGCATATTAATTCTGTGTTCACTCTCCATAAAGATAAATACAGTGTTTATACAGATATTGCTTATGCTGTTGTATTTTCCTATCTATTTTTCTGTTTAGGGGCAAAGGTCATCTTAGCTTGCAGGGATATTGAGAAAGCACAGGTCGCTACAAAAGAAGTCATCGAAAGCTCAGGAAATGAAAATGTAGTATGCATGAAACTCGACTTGGCAGATAGCAAGTCGATCAGAGAATTTGCTGAAGCCATCAACAAAGGTGAGGTCAGTACAGTAACTACACCTTAAAATAAGAAGGGATTTTATAACGGTGCATTTAAAGCCCAGTGTTGTGATCTACAGATGAGCCAAAACTCAACATCCTCATAAACAATgctggtgtcatggtgtgtcCCTATGGGAAAACAGCGGATGGATTTGAGATGCAGATCGGTGTCAATCActtgggtaaataaaaccttGCTCTCTGCATGGTGGGAAAAGGATTCAATGATGTACTTAAAGTGGTGTGTTGTAATAccaattttatttgatttagttttttatagCCAAATTCCTATTCTAAACGTGGACAACAACAAATACTTTGGAGACAAATTTGTGACTTATTACTTCTCATGTTCCAAGGTTTGCTGCTTCTATTAACACACTTGTAGCAGTCGCTGAGAGATGTTAGGAAATTTAAATCCATTTTGTCACCTGCTTAGCTGATTTTACTGGACCTGAATTTGAATTTTTACacattcccttttttttttttttttccagggcaCTTTCTGTTGACATATTTGTTGATTGACCTGATTAAAAAATCCACACCTGCCCGGATTGTTAACGTGTCTTCCATGGCTCACTCCTTTGGTTCCATCAACCTGGACGACCTCAACAGTGAACAAAGTTATGACAAGAATAAAGCTTATGCCCAGAGCAAGCTAGCGAACGTCCTCTTTACCCGTTCACTGGCTAAACGCCTTGAAGGTGTGTATTATATTCTCATCACTCCCATTTGATCAATTATTAGGGTTCCTGGGTTCCATGATGTAATTGTCAATGTCGAAAAAATATCTGATATTCTAAACTTTAGTTTCCTACTCACTTAAATGTTCAATcagtttgtttcattgtttcacACATATTGTACTGTGATGTTAATCAGGTATTCACTTCGGGTTTTAGGCACAGGTGTGACAACGTACTCTCTTCACCCTGGAGTCATTAAGACAGATTTATGGCGTCATCTGAACGGCCCTCAACAGTTCCTCTGGAAGATGGCGAGTCCTTTCATCAAAAACTCTGCCCAGGGAGCTCAGACAACAATTTACTGTGCAGTGGAACCATCACTGGCGAACGAGAGCGGTGGATACTACAGGtacacttttgttttgatttttggtttttgtttttcctcccgTCACCAAGATCCCATCCTGTTATAGATGCCCAGCTGAGACTGGGTACAAACATGTTATGAGTCTTTtacatgaaatgtatttacGTGCCACAGGACAAAAACGCTAAGATTTCAAGTGTGACACTAATATAACCACACCTCCACTATAGATGCTATTCTAGTTATCTTAATCATGCAAGACCACACTGAATAAAAGACTACTTATTAAATGATGTTTACATAGCCCCAAATCACCTGTTCAGGTTTGCTGTGGGTTCTAAACCTTTAGAGCTCTGATAAGGGAAGAAGTCCCTTCCAatagagacaaacacaaaacaaaaggaaaaaatgatCTTAACATAGAACTGCAGGATAATCATCTCTCCAAAGGACACAAATGAGTGGAAAAGCATTGCTGGGTAAATAGAAAGTGGGTTGTAATAGACGTAAACTGtgatttaaatggtaaatattagTTGTAATAAGTTAAATGTTTCAGCCAAAGGGTTCAAagtacacaaaaacaatgtaagTTGCTCATTTCTGCCAACAGTGATTGTGCTCCTGCCAACTGCTCAGCCGCAGGAAAAGACGATGAGATGGCACAGAAGTTGTGGGAGCTGAGCTGTCGTATGCTCTTCATAACTTGGGAATGAAGCAACTTggatgaaataaaatcaaataaaatcaatcagTTTGCAGTCTGGTGTTTGTCTTCACTATGTGAAACAATATATCGAGCACTAATTaacagtatttgtactttggGTTTTACTACCTGCCTACACTGTTACGCCTGCATAACAGTGTTATGCATGTGGACATTCGCTGTCCCCTGCTGGAAAAAGAAACCGCAGTCAactaaaggattttttttttctttattgttttgatgtatttgtttattaatttacataTACATCTtgtaacaaaattattttaaatgtggccTTATCCAAAATATATTAGATAAAAATGCATATTGACAAAATGTAGCAGTAAAATCAATaccaaaaaaaaggaacaaaaacctAGAAGATGGAATCAAACAGGCGGCAGACACAACGTTACAGAACTGCAGCCAGTGGTGCTGGCGATTGCTCTACTCTTGCTTgtactgagctgctgctgcatcaaGCTCCAACCTTACTGTGGCCTGTGATTCTCTCTGTGGACGGTTATTATTACAGATAATACTGGCTTGTGTATgattcaaattttaatttacattttcactaaAGTCAAACATGTTTATTACTGCTTTGAGCAGACTTTATTTAGAATGCAGCTTTTAATCAATAAAAAGTGACAGAGGTCAGTTCAATTCACTGAGCTTAAATGGACTCGTCAGTGTAGTAAACGTTTCCAGGTTTAGAAGAGTTTCTCAGCCAAGAAGCGAGGTGTTTGGGGGTGGGTTGTCCGGGTTTATGCAAGCCAACGGTGCAGCAGCAGTTTCTCCAGAGTTATGCGGTCCTTAGGGTTCACGGCCAAACACCTTTGCAAAAAATCTAGGCAGTCTGAACAGAGAAGGTAGAACAAAGAATACATTAGTCCGAAAGCTCCAGTTGTCAGGAACGTGAGGACAAACTCTGCAGACTTGTACCACCAAAATGGATCTAATGTATTGATATCAGCATTTTCTTACCTTGGGACAGTTCCTTGttaaattttattcttttacgGAGGACCAAAGTAGTTGTAAACTGTTTGTAACCGTCCGTAATTTCATATAGCAGTGCACCCAGCTGCCAGACAGTGGTGGGACCAGCCTTGTACGACCCATACATGTCAAACTCTGGAGGAGCATACTCGGTCGTTCCTACAGGACACAAGATGGGTGCAGACATACAGAAACAATGGATGAGAATAAAAGTCACTGCTCGAAAGATCAACATATGAATGAACAGTGGAAGACAAACATTGTACCAGCAAATACGTGTAATGGTCTCCTCGTCGAAATGCAGCCACATCCAAAGTCGATGACCCGCGCCCGAAGGCCATCTGACGTTGTTTGGATGAGAACGTTTTCTGGTTTTATGTCTCGATGGAAGACGCCCTTTGAATGTATTTGTATGGCTGCCTCCACCAGCTGCCTCATGATGGTCTGAAACGGATGACTTGGTTACAACTTATGAATCCCCCCCCCTTTAAATGCCTGATTACAGAGTTACACTAATAAGAAACAGAGTCAGATTTTTTTAGCTTTGATTGGAATCGAATGAAATGCACTGCAAGCAGCCTTAAACTCTGAAACTGACAAATCTCAGATGATGAGATATTCTGAAGTGCTATAGGGGCAGCTTGAAAATCAcctcacacagagaaacacgCTCCACCAGCTTAGGTACCTTAGCCATGTCCTCCTTTAGAGGACCGTCGTTGATGTCCAAGTAATTCAGCAGGTCCACAGAGGGCACTGGCCTCTCCATGATCACTAGTACTTCCTGTTCCAGATCGTACCAGTCTAGTATTGACACAACCCCTGTTCTGCCCACCGACTCTGGCCCAGCAACTTTGAGAAGAAGGAGAACCTCAATGGGGACCTGGCACATCACCCCATTTAGTACCTAATGGAAAAAATATAGCTTAAAGAAACAATATTTGAAAAGAtgcaatgttgtgttttttttgtacaaagtaaccagaagaggggaaaaaaaagagtctaAAGAGAGTCAAATCTAATCACTTACTGTTGGCTGACGCTCTACATCTGCCTGTCGGATGTGTTTGATGGCAACCTACAGCACAGATTAAAGGATACTTTGGTTATTACAGGaaaggtgagtgtgtgtaggtgtgatgTAAATACATAACATATACATTGTACTTACTGGAAAATTATCAGTTTTTCTAAATCCAGCATAAACTGATCCAAAGCCTCCTTCTGCGAGCCTGTTGAGCTGCAGGTACTCGGCCTCAAAGTCAGCTAAATACAATTGTGATGAATATCTATTCAGCACATTGTACtttgtaattattaatataGTATATTACGTATAATATTTAGTGTGTTTAACTGATAAAAGCTTCGGTTTAAATCTTGTGCTTGTCACACTATGCATATATCACACTGTACCTTTGCTGGCAGCTCCTCTGAAACATGAGCACTGATTGTGCTGCTTGGAGCCTAAAGGACCAATGGAGCTTGGTAGGACATCACAGCCCCTCTCAGGTGTTGTCATCCCAGGAGTCTGGGTTGCTGGTATATGTTCAGTGCTGGCCTTCTTCAGTTCAGGTTCATTGGCAACCCTCTGCCTTTTCCTGGGCGAGTCCTGTGTAGTGGAGGCTTTCCTTTTCCTGGCAGTCACCCTATTATTTGTCTCTAGTAAGAGTTGACTGCTCTCTGCAAATGGCATAATCCCAGTGAACATCAGCTTGTGGCTTGTATTGAAACTACTAGTGTCACCACACAATGTGTTGACGTTAGATGGTACTGAGAAACTTTGTTTTATATCCATCATGATGtctccaatttaaaaaaaaaaacaaaaaaacaaatcggAGAGTAAAGTGAAATTTCTAGAAAGAAGCATGTGACACAAGGAACATTAGAAAAATAACTGCAATAAAactttgcatattaaaaaaaaggctgaaataCAAATGCAGTGGCTGATCTTTCACTCAACTGAAGGCAAATATGATTTGTGCAGGTGCATGAAATGTTTCACACTCACCTGAGTCTTTTTTAAAGGCCAGAAAACACAGCGGGTTCAATATTTTAGTGGCCATGATGTTTCCAACTGGATAaagtttaaaaggaaaaaaaaaaaaagttgggttTAGCAAAATGTTGAGAAGACCTCTTTTTGCTGCCCTCTGCCTTCACCCTCAGTTTGTGACTGATTAGATCTGATAAAGTATGTAAGTAAATAGCTGTTGTCTGGGCGACGGTCGATTCTGTGACATCACGGATACTATAGCAACAACCAATCTGAGATCAAAGCCAAAAGTGACGAACAAGGTTGTCAGTTAGACAgattttggttgttgttgtttttttgttttttttacattttattatttctttagaaAAAATTCTGGAAATAGCCTGGTACAAGCACATTCTGACCTGTGGTCAGTAGCTTCATTGAAGCTAACGGTTTAAGGGGTTTGCTCAAGAGGGCACCCGGTTTCACTTCTGTACCCACAGGTACATTTATCAGAAATGATCATGATCATATTGATCATAAACCgtaatttacattaaaatgacattagTATTATGCAAATGATAAACCTTGTGCAATAGTTTTTACAAGCAATCTATTACCGTGATCCTGTTACTTCAAGAGTCCAGCAGGGGTCAGTGGGTCCGGCCCTCGTGCCACTGCTCTCCTGCAGATATAGGACGACGAAACCTGAGGTAGCAAACATGTCAGACAGATTTCTTGCTTTGTCAAGCTCGTCTGCCAATcaactcataaaaaaaaaaaaaagttaccgAAACTGGAATATAAGTTACGGAAGAGGAGGCAAGGAAATTCCGGGGTAAGTAACCGGACCTTTAACGTTTCTCTTCATCCTACTAGCCGGCTAGCTAACTGTTAACAAGCCCGTTAGCTAGCTTCATGAAGCGCGCCTATTTGCTGTACATGCTGGACAAAACGTCTAGTAGCTATTTAAGTGATACCATACATGTTATTAATAGCAGATATAAAGTATCCTCTTATAATTTTCAACTAAGGGTAATTTAGCGGAATCTCACAGCGAAGTGCCGCGCGCGCGCGCGCCTGGTTCCGCAAGGCGACATTATAGGGAACCTTGAAAAACTCCAGACAAAACGTAAACCCCTGCAAACGTGCTTAGTGCAACCCATTTATTCTTTaccttactttttttttttttttcgtaaaGTGACGTTTTCCTGGAACGCCAGTTATTGCTTAGCAACCAGTTCTCTTCTTCGGAATGATGTTTATCAAATGACAGACACCTGGGCTATGGTTTGCTAAACAGGTGTTCAAAAGGTTAAGCTAACATGTTGCAGTAATTATCATATTCGCTCTGTTagttatttgtgtatttgccCAGTAACTGTTTTAATATTGCATTACAGCAACATAGGCAGAATTGTTTAATAGTTTAACTTTAAATCAGATCCAAACCAATGCCTAAAAAGGCCCCTGACTGAGGCCCGTAAGACCCACCCACTATAGTATAGCCTTGTGTGGCTAAAACAAATTGAGAATTTTACAGGATTCATTTTTTACTATCTGCTTTTCAATAGTCaataacactgtgtgtgtgtgtgtgtgtgtgtgtgtgtgtgtgatcttgtGCTGTAGTAGTGAACCAGTTCACAAGAGATTACCTGCTGTGACTGCTATTCCACCCTTTCCCAAAGATGTCCACATCAGACTTGATGGCAAGGAACCAAGTCATAAAGTTCCAAAACTTTGTAACAAAATTATCAGAGTGCTCTATGAAATGATGACAGAATACACCCTGTAAGTATAACTTTATTACCACCTATGTGATTATAACTATGTGATTTGGAATATGCCCTATAgtcaaatgtgtttcatttttcagtaGACCTTTCACATGTCCGTAAAGCGAAAACTTTTAGCAGAACGTGCACCACTAGTGAAGTCTAAAAGGTGAAGGAGAAGTTTGGCCACACAAAGCGCACACAAGCCATCAGCGCATCAGGAATTATGTGTCAAATGCCGTCAAGTTTAACATCTGTGAGTCAATTTCCAAATGCCTATTTgcctattttttttctcttgtggtCTTAGTAATAATAAGtgttatattaaaaaagttACAAAGAGTTGATCATTTAAATTCCTATTATGTTTTCATGCAAAATGCGAGGCAGATTATTGATATTTGTTATTCATATTCCTCCACCGACTGTACATTAGGTCTCAAAATGACATGACGCATCATGAAATCATGGAAGGGATGCCTGTGGAGGACGTACTGAACAAATACCCATTTGAGGGCACCAACTGGACTAAGTATAAAAACTGTCCAGTGTTAACAATCTATGCAATAATTTTGTATTGTGGGGGCTGTGCCTCAGTTGGTATAGCAGACATCCATAAACCATAATGTTAGTGGCTCCTGGTTCTTTTTGACCACATGTTATGCTCCCTTCTTGTAAggtgctttaaataaaagcataattgtAACTTAAAACAggtcaaataaacatttctaaaagtaCATATAGTGGATATGTACTCACCAAAGGAATTACTGAAATACATTAGAAATGTCTCTTAGTTACTGTAAATCATCTAACATTCTAAATTATGGCCTGTTCACCGGAAGTGAGAGTAAATCAGAGGCAATGTAAAACTGACAAATCTGAGTTGATTGCAATAACAATGCTAACTAACTAACTGATATGTGGCAAGTTTTAATCacttctttttgcatttttttatgaagGGGGACCCTGCTACACCCTATCCAACTATACAACTAATGGGCAATGACTGGAAAATG is a window encoding:
- the LOC137105063 gene encoding serine/threonine-protein kinase pim-2-like; its protein translation is MPFAESSQLLLETNNRVTARKRKASTTQDSPRKRQRVANEPELKKASTEHIPATQTPGMTTPERGCDVLPSSIGPLGSKQHNQCSCFRGAASKADFEAEYLQLNRLAEGGFGSVYAGFRKTDNFPVAIKHIRQADVERQPTVLNGVMCQVPIEVLLLLKVAGPESVGRTGVVSILDWYDLEQEVLVIMERPVPSVDLLNYLDINDGPLKEDMAKTIMRQLVEAAIQIHSKGVFHRDIKPENVLIQTTSDGLRARVIDFGCGCISTRRPLHVFAGTTEYAPPEFDMYGSYKAGPTTVWQLGALLYEITDGYKQFTTTLVLRKRIKFNKELSQGKKMLISIH
- the rdh12l gene encoding retinol dehydrogenase 12, like, which codes for MQTIRNFFRAAWSSAEKLDGQTVIITGANTGIGKETALDLAKRGAKVILACRDIEKAQVATKEVIESSGNENVVCMKLDLADSKSIREFAEAINKDEPKLNILINNAGVMVCPYGKTADGFEMQIGVNHLGHFLLTYLLIDLIKKSTPARIVNVSSMAHSFGSINLDDLNSEQSYDKNKAYAQSKLANVLFTRSLAKRLEGTGVTTYSLHPGVIKTDLWRHLNGPQQFLWKMASPFIKNSAQGAQTTIYCAVEPSLANESGGYYSDCAPANCSAAGKDDEMAQKLWELSCRMLFITWE